From a single Micromonospora carbonacea genomic region:
- a CDS encoding aldo/keto reductase: MDTLDQPTVLLPGDVRMPLLGFGTWQATGEAGHAAVLAALDAGYRHVDTATMYGNEAEVGRAVRDSGLRREDVFVTTKLPPDRVGRERETIEASLRALGLDHVDLWLIHWPPSAASDSIPVWRELLAARDEGLTRAVGVSNYGTGQLDELIQATGEVPAVNQIRWGPALYDRRRHAEHRDRGVVLEGYSPFKSTDLSDPVLTRIAAAHDVSPAQVVLRWHVDHGIVVIPKSVTPERIRANADIWGFSLTAEEMHDIDALGG, translated from the coding sequence ATGGACACTCTCGACCAGCCCACCGTGCTGCTCCCCGGCGACGTGCGGATGCCGCTGCTCGGCTTCGGCACCTGGCAGGCCACCGGCGAGGCCGGGCACGCGGCGGTGCTCGCGGCCCTCGACGCCGGCTACCGGCACGTCGACACCGCCACCATGTACGGCAACGAGGCGGAGGTGGGCCGGGCGGTCCGCGACAGCGGACTGCGCCGGGAGGACGTCTTCGTCACCACGAAGCTGCCGCCCGACCGGGTGGGCCGGGAGCGCGAGACGATCGAGGCCAGCCTGCGTGCCCTGGGCCTCGACCACGTCGACCTCTGGCTGATCCACTGGCCGCCGTCGGCGGCGTCGGACAGCATCCCGGTGTGGCGGGAGCTGCTCGCCGCGCGGGACGAGGGCCTGACCCGCGCCGTCGGGGTGAGCAACTACGGCACCGGCCAGCTCGACGAGCTGATCCAGGCCACCGGGGAGGTCCCGGCGGTCAACCAGATCCGCTGGGGTCCCGCGCTGTACGACCGGCGGCGGCACGCCGAGCACCGGGACCGGGGCGTGGTGCTGGAGGGGTACAGCCCGTTCAAGTCCACCGACCTGTCCGACCCGGTGCTGACCCGGATCGCCGCCGCGCACGACGTGTCGCCGGCCCAGGTGGTGCTGCGCTGGCACGTCGACCACGGGATCGTGGTGATCCCGAAGTCGGTCACCCCGGAGCGGATCCGCGCCAACGCCGACATCTGGGGATTCTCGCTGACCGCCGAGGAGATGCACGACATCGACGCCCTCGGCGGCTGA